The Streptomyces bacillaris sequence GCGGGCGCGCTCCTCGCGGCCCAGGCCGCCTGGGTGCGCGGCGGACGCCCGGACGCCCTGCCCGCGCTGGTCACCGAGGCGTTCGACGCGCTCTCGGCGGACCTGCTCACGGCACCGGACACCGCAACGGGCCGCCACCGGCCCGGCACTGCAGAAGACAGCGCCACCGAAGACACAGCAGAAGCAGAAGCAGAAGAGGCAACCTCATGAGCACTACCCCCACCACCCCCGCAGCCGAGTTCGCCGGCCGTACCGCCCTCGTCACCGGCGGCGCCTCCGGCATCGGCCTCGCCGTGGCCCGGCTGCTCGCCACGGCCGGTGCGGCCGTCGTCGTAGCGGACTACGACGAGGAGAGCGCCCGCAAGGCCGCCGCCCAGCTGGAGAGCACCGGGGCGCGAGCCGCCGCCGTCCGCATGGACGTCACAGACCCGGCCTCCGTGGAAGCCGGGGTGCGGTTCACCGTGGAGACCTTCGGCGCCCTCCACCTGGCCGTGAACAACGCCGGGATCGCGGGCCCCTCCGCCCCCACCGGGGCCTACCCCGTCGAGGACTGGGACCGGGTCGTCGCCACCAACCTCAGCGGCGTCTTCTACTCGATGCGCCACGAACTCCCCGCCATCGTCGCGGCGGGCGGCGGCGCGATCGTCAACATGTCCTCCATCCTCGGCACCAACGGCTTCGCGGGCTCGCCCGCCTATGTCGCCGCCAAGCACGGCGTCGTCGGCCTCACCAAGAGCGCCGCGCTCGAATACGCCGCACAGAACGTCCGGATCAACGCCGTCGGCCCCGGCTTCATCGACACCCCGCTCCTGCGGAACGCCGACCCCCAGGCCCGCGAGCACCTGATCTCCCTGCACCCGGCCGGACGCCTGGGCACCGCCGAGGAGGTCGCGGAACTCACCGTCTTCCTCCTCTCAGAGAAGGCCTCCTTCATCCACGGCAGCTACCACCTGGTGGACGGCGGCTACTCCGCCCCGTGACGACGGCGCCCGGGTGGCGGACGGGGGAGTCGGGCGGGACAAAGGAGAGAGCGATACGGGCACGGGGGCGAGGGAGCCGGGGGGCAACGAGGGCACGGGGGCAACGAGGGCCAGGAAGAAACCAGCGGGAAGAAGCGAGGAGACCCCATGAAAGCCGTCCAGTACCGAGCCGTCGGCGCCGCCCCCGAGGTCGTCACCGTCCCCGACCCCGAGCCCGGCCCCGGCCAGGTCCTCCTCAAGGTGACCGCCGCCGGTGTCTGCCACTCCGACATCGCGGTGATGAGCTGGACCGCCGACCAGATACCCTTCCCGCTCCCGCTCACCCTGGGCCACGAGGGCGTCGGCACGGTCGCCGCGCTCGGGGACGGCGTGACCGGCCTCTCCGAAGGCGACTCCGTCGCGGTGTACGGGCCCTGGGGCTGCGGGATCTGCGTCAACTGCGCCGAGGGCAAGGAGAACTACTGCCTGCGCGCCAAGGAGCTGGGCATCATGCCGCCCGGCCTCGGCGCCCCCGGCGCCATGGCCGAGTACATGATCGTCGACGACCCCCGCCACCTGGTGCCCATCGGTGAGCTGGACCCGGTGAAGACCGTCTCGCTCACGGACGCCGGACTCACCCCGTACCACGCGATCAAGCGCTCCCTGCCCAAGCTCGTCCCCGGCGCGACGGCCGTCGTCATCGGCACCGGAGGCCTCGGCCATGTCGCGATCCAGCTCCTGCGCGCCATGACGGCCGTACGGGTCGTGGCACTCGATGTCACCGAGGAGAAGCTCGACCTCGCCCGGGCCGTCGGCGCCCACGAGGCCGTCCTCTCCGACGAGAAGGCGGCGGCCCGCGTCCTGGAGCTGACCGGCGGACTCGGCGCGCACGTCGTCCTGGACTTCGTCGGCGCCCCGCCCACCGTGCAGACCGCCGGGGCCGCCGCCCGGGTCGACGGCGACGTCACGATCGTCGGCATCGGCGGTGGCGCGCTCCCCGTCGGCTTCGGGACGCTTCCGTACGGCACCAACGTCAGCGCCCCCTACTGGGGCTCGCGCAAGGAGCTGGCGGAGGTGCTGGACCTGGCCCACGCGGGCGCCGTGGACGTCCACGTGGAGACGTACTCCATCGACGAGGCCCCGCGCGCCTACGAGCGGCTGCACGAGGGCCGGATCAACGGCCGCGCGGTCATCCTGCCGAACGGCTGAGCCGTACCCGTACGTCCGCGAGCGGGGCAGGGAAGAATCCCCGGCCCCGCTTCCCGCACCCCGTTACACTCGATGCCATGGGTTCGTACTACTACTTCCGCTGATTCCCCGGCCCGGACAGCCGCCGCCCGACGCCTGACGTCACCGGCAGGCACCCACCGGCCCGACCGCCGCCGAGCACAGCACCGCCCGTGACCTCACCGGGCGGCCCCCGCTCGTCGCCGTCCCCGGTGTGCCGCTGTCCCTCCGCCGTCCGGACACCCACGTCACGCCCCGCCCTCCCCGCGCGTCCCCGCACGCGCCACCGCGGGCCGGGCACCCAGGAATCAGGGAAAAGGCACCCATGCACCCCCAGCGCGAACGCGCCCAACTGACCATGAAGGACGTCTCCAAGGCGTACGGGGACCGCTCCGTACTCGACCAGGTGACGCTCACCGTCCGCCCCGGCGAGAAGGCCGCCGTCATCGGCGAGAACGGCTCCGGCAAGTCCACCCTCCTGCGTCTGCTGGCCGGGGCCGAGCAGCCGGACAGCGGTGAGATCACCGTCCGCTTCCCCGGCTCCACCGGCTATCTCGCCCAGACCCTCGCCCTCGACCCGGCCGACACCGTGCAGGACGTCGTCGACGCCGCCCTGGCCGAACTCCGCACCCTGGAACGGGCCATCCGCGCGGCCGAGGAGAGACTGTCGGCGGGCGACCCGACGGAGGCGGAACTCGCCGCGTACGGAGACCTCCTCACCGCCTACGAGGAGCGCGACGGCTACCGCGCCGACGCCCGCACCGAAGCCGCCCTCCACGGCCTCGGCCTCGCCCACCTCACCCGGGACCGTGCGCTCGCCACCCTCTCCGGCGGCGAACAGTCCCGGCTGGCCCTCGCCTGCGTCCTGGCGGCCGCCCCCGAACTGCTCCTCCTGGACGAACCCACCAACCACCTGGACGTACGGGCGGTGACCTGGCTGGAGGAACACCTGCGCGCCCACCGCGGCACCGTCGTCGCCATCACCCACGACCGGGCCTTCCTGGAGCGGGTCACCTCCGTGATCCTGGAGGTCGACCGCGATCTGCGCACGGTCACCCGGTACGGGGACGGCTGGGACGGCTACCGTACGGCCAAGGCGGCAGCCCGCCGCCGCTGGGCGCGGGAACACCAGGAGTACCTGGACGAACTGGCCCGTACGCAGGAGCTGGTGGACGCCGCCGGACAGCGGCTCGCGGCCACCGGCAAGGACCCGAAGCAGGGGTTCGGCAAGCACCGCCGCTCCCACGAGGCCAAGCTCTCCGGCCAGGTCAGGGCCGCCCGCACCCGGCTGGAGGCGCTGCGCCGCACCCCCGTACCGCCCCCGCCCAAGCCGCTCGCCTTCACCGGCCGTCCGGCCCTCGCGGGGGAGACCGGGCCCGGCCCCCTGGTGGAGCTGGCCGACATCTCCGTGGGCGACCGGCTCCACATCCCGGCCTTGCGCGTGGAGCCCGGGGCGCGGTTGCTGGTCACCGGGGAGAACGGGGCCGGGAAGACCACCCTGCTGCGGGCCCTCGCCGGGGACCTGGCGCCCGACACCGGGACGGTCGCCCGCCGCGCCCGGGTCGGCTACCTCCCGCAGGAGCTGCCCGCCCGGCCGACCCGGCGCACCCTGCTCGCCACCTACGCGGCGGGCCGCCCGGGCTTCCCGGACGAGTACGCGGACGAACTGCTGGAGCTGGGCCTGTTCCGCCCCGAGGACCTCGGGGTGCCGGTCGCGTCCCTCTCCATCGGCCAGCAGCGCAGGCTCGCCCTGGCCCGGCTGGTGGTCCGGCCGGCCGATCTGCTGGTGCTGGACGAGCCGACCAACCACATCGCGCTCGACCTGGTGGAGGAGGTGGAGACGGCGCTCGCCCAGTACCCGGGAGCCGTCGTGGTGGTGTCGCACGACCGCAGCTTCCGCGCCCGCTTCACCGGTGACGTACTGGAGTTGAGGGCGGGCCGCCCCGCCGCGGACTGTCCCTCCGGGGAAGCGGGCCCGACCCCGCCGGGACTCGCCTACGCCTCCGGGGAGCCGGAGCCCTCTTCGCGTACCCGGTCGCGCAGCCGCGTCACGAAGACCCGCTGACCGGCGATCAGCCGCTCGGCGGCCTGCTCCGGCGTGCACCAGGCGAACCGGTCCATCTCCGGGAACTCCCGCTGCACGCCGGAGCCGCGCGGCCACTCCATCGTGAAGGTCCCCGGCACCACGGCCGCCACGTCCAGCTCCGCCTCCACCGCCCACACGGACACCGTCTTGCCGCTGCGCTGCCGGGCCTCACCGAGCGGCAGCCACACCCCCTCCGGCACCGGCAGCCCCAGTTCCTCCTCGAACTCCCGCCGCGCGGCTGCCGCCGGGTCCTCCTCGGGGCCGTACTCACCCTTCGGCACCGACCAGGCGGCCGCCTCCCGCCCCGCCCAGAACGGCCCGCCCATGTGCCCGATCAGCACCTCGACATCCCGCTCACCTCCCGTACCGGTGGTCCGGAAGAGGAGAAGCCCCGCACTGCGCCTGGTCGCCGCCATGCGGCCCAGTCTGCGGCGGGGCGGGGAGAGACGCGAACGGAGGGGCGGGGGCGATGGAGGCGACGGCTCCGGAACCGCCGGGCGGGATGGAACCGCTTGGGGGGACGGAATCGCCGGCCCCCGCCCGCCCCTCCACCCCTGCTCCTACGTCTTCCGATACCCGTACGCCTCCGAGGCCGCCGCCTCCACCGCGTCGATGTCACCACCGGAGGAGGCCGTCACCACGGCGGCGACCGCGCCCTCCACGAACGGGGCGTCCACCAGCCGTGAGTTCTCCGGCAGTTCGTCGCCCTCCGCCAGCATCGCCTTCACCGTGAGGACCGCGCTCCCGAGGTCGACGAGGACCGCCACCCCGGCGCCCCGGTCGACCGACGCGGCCGCCCGGCCGATGAGTTCGGCGCTGGTGCCGAGACCGCCGTTCGGCAGCCCGCCGGCCGCCGCGACGGGGGCCGTCACCCCTCCGGCGGCCAGCCCCCGGGCCAGCTCGGCCACCGACTCCGCGACCGGGCCGCTGTGCGAGACCAGCACGATGCCCACCTGCGCAGCCTCGCTCATGCCTCCGCACCCCCGGCCCGTGCCGTGTCGGCCAGCGCCTCGACCAGCAGGGCCGCCGAGGTCGCCCCCGGGTCCTGGTGGCCGATGCTGCGTTCCCCGAGATAGCTGGCCCGCCCCTTGCGCGCCTGCAGCGGGATCGTCGCCTCGGCTCCCGCCCGGGCCGCTTCGGCCGCGCCCCGGAAGCAGGAGCCCAGCGCCTCGGCGGCCGGCAGCAGCGCGTCCAGCATCGTCTTGTCCCCGGCCTGCGCCCCGCCCAACTGCCCAACGGCGGCCACGCCCTCCGCGAACGCCCGGGCCAACTGGTCCCGGTCCACCTCGGCGGCCTCGCCGAGCGCCTTGCCCGTACGCCGCAGCAGCGTCCCGTACAGCGGCCCGGACGCGCCGCCGACGGTCGAGATCAGCTGCCGCCCCGCGAGGGTCAGCACCGCTCCCGGGGTGGCGGTCGCGTCCTTGTCCACCGCGGCGGCCACCGCCGCGAAGCCGCGCTGGAGGTTGCTGCCGTGATCGGCGTCCCCGATCGCGGAGTCCAGCTCGGTCAGTCGGCCCGCCTCACGGTCCACCGAGGCCGCGGCGGCGGCCATCCAGCGGCGGAAGAAGTCGGCGTCGAGCACCTGGTCTCCTGTTCCCCGGGCCGGTGAGGCCCGGTGCGTACGGTTGTCCGTGCGACTGCGTCACCGGGAGCGCGGGGCTCAGCGGCCCCAGCGCAGCGCGGGCGTCTCCACGGGCGCGTCCCACAGCCGCAGCAGCTCCTCGTCGATCTGGCACAGCGTCACCGAGCAGCCTGCCATGTCGAGCGAGGTCACGTAGTTCCCCACGAGCGTACGGGCGACCGGCACACCCCGTTCGGTGAGGACCCGCTGCACCTCGGCGTTGAACCCGTACAGCTCCAGCAGCGGGGTCGCCCCCATCCCGTTGACCAGGGCGAGTACGGGGCCGGTGGGGCGGAGGTCGTCCAGCACCGCTTCCACGGCGAAGTCCGCGATCTCGCCCGAGGTCATCATGGGCCGCCGCTCGCGACCGGGCTCCCCGTGGATGCCGATGCCCAACTCCAGCTCTCCGGCGGGCAGATCGAAGGTCGGGCTGCCCTTCGCCGGGGTGGTGACCGCGCTGAGGGCCACCCCGAAGCTCCGCGAGGACCCGTTCACCTGGCGGGCCACCGAGACGACCCGGTCCAGCGGCGCGCCCTCGTCGGCGGCGGCCCCGGCGATCTTCTCCACGAAGAGCGTCGCCCCCGTACCGCGCCGCCCGGCCGTGAACGTGCTGTCGCTCACCGCCACGTCGTCGTCCACCACGACCTGGGCGACCTGGATGCCCTCGTCCTCCGCGAGTTCGGCGGCCATCTCGAAGTTCAGCACGTCACCGGTGTAGTTCTTGACGACGAACAGCACCCCCGCCCCGCTGTCCACCGCCGCGGCTGCCCGCACCATCTGGTCGGGCACCGGCGAGGTGAAGACCTCCCCCGGACAGGCGGCCGACAGCATCCCCGGCCCCACGAACCCGGCATGCAACGGCTCGTGCCCCGACCCGCCCCCCGAGACGAGCCCCACCTTCCCGGCCACCGGCGCGTCCCGCCGCACGACGACCCGGTTCTCCACGTCGACGGTCAGTTCGGGGTGGGCGGCGGCGATGCCCCGGAGGGCGTCGGCGACCACGGTCTCGGGGACGTTGATGAGCATCTTCACGACTGTCTCCCAGGGGCGATGGCAGAGGGCTTCTCGATCTGCTTTTTACTGGTGAAGGGGGATGCGGTGCGGTATCGATACGGGTGATCCTCGGCGTCCGGAAGCTTCGTTAGACGGCGCTCGTGCTGACCGGTTGCCGATCTACCAGACTGCCCGTCACCTGTGGGTCGTGAGGCCTCGGGGCGGCTCGGCCCCGGCTGCCGAACATCTCTCACCGATTCTGCAGACCCATTGTGGCGTGCGCACTGCGTTCGTCGAAGCTGCTGTGAGGAGCATCCGGTCCACACTACGCACGCGACTGCTGCGGCGGGGAGCTACGGGCGGGCGCAGCCCAGGCCCTGGTGTCTTCCCGTTCGGCAACCGAAAGGCGGCAGCCCTGACGTAAGCGGCGGCACTTGCGGATGGTGAGTTTCCGCGGAGAGAGCCGCACCGGTTCGCCGTCGACCGCCCTGAGTGCGTCCACCTGGGGTACGTGGCAGACAGCGTAAGGATGCTCGGGCCTACGATGGGTGGCATGTCGTCCGATGCTGCTGTGTCCTCGGTGTGGCCCGTCCTGCACTACGACGATACGGAGAGGGCGCTGCGGTTTCTGGTTGACGTCCTGGGGTTTGCGCCGGTGGTTGCGGCGCGGGACGAACACGGCGGTGTGGTGCATGCCGAGCTGCGGTGGCCCGGGGGCGGTGCGCTGGTGTTCGGGTCGACCCGGCACACGGACTCGGTGCACGGTGTGATGCGGGCGGGTACCAGCGCGGTCTACGTGGTGAGCGATGACGTGGACGCGGTGCACCGACGGGTCGTCGCCGCTGGGGGAGAGGTCCTCGAACCGCCGCACGAGACCCGGTTCGGGTCGGGTGCTGCGGCGTTCGTGTGCACGGTGCGGGATCCCGAGCACAACCTGTGGACCTTCGGCACCTACCGTGGACCTTCGCCGGAGTAGAGCCTCGAAATGCCCAGGGCCCCGGTGCTGATGCCGGGGCCCTGGGCTGTGGGGCTGCGGGTGCGGGGGTCAGTCAGTGGCTGGTGAGTTCGCCGGTGAGCTTGGAGTGGAGGTCGGCGCTCGGGTCGTTGAGGCCGATGATCTCCACGGTCTTGCCGCGTTGCTCGTACTTGGTCTCGATGGCGTCGAGGGCCGCGACGGAGGAGGCGTCCCAGATGTGGGCGGCGGAGAGGTCCACGATGATCCGGTCGGGGTCGTCGTTGTAGTTGAACTGCCCGACGAGGTCGTTGGAGGAGGCGAAGAACAGCTCGCCGGTCACGGAGTACACGACGCTGCTGCCGTCGGGGTCCGTGACTGCGTGGACGCGGGCGAGGTGGGCGAC is a genomic window containing:
- a CDS encoding SDR family NAD(P)-dependent oxidoreductase, producing the protein MSTTPTTPAAEFAGRTALVTGGASGIGLAVARLLATAGAAVVVADYDEESARKAAAQLESTGARAAAVRMDVTDPASVEAGVRFTVETFGALHLAVNNAGIAGPSAPTGAYPVEDWDRVVATNLSGVFYSMRHELPAIVAAGGGAIVNMSSILGTNGFAGSPAYVAAKHGVVGLTKSAALEYAAQNVRINAVGPGFIDTPLLRNADPQAREHLISLHPAGRLGTAEEVAELTVFLLSEKASFIHGSYHLVDGGYSAP
- a CDS encoding NAD(P)-dependent alcohol dehydrogenase, encoding MKAVQYRAVGAAPEVVTVPDPEPGPGQVLLKVTAAGVCHSDIAVMSWTADQIPFPLPLTLGHEGVGTVAALGDGVTGLSEGDSVAVYGPWGCGICVNCAEGKENYCLRAKELGIMPPGLGAPGAMAEYMIVDDPRHLVPIGELDPVKTVSLTDAGLTPYHAIKRSLPKLVPGATAVVIGTGGLGHVAIQLLRAMTAVRVVALDVTEEKLDLARAVGAHEAVLSDEKAAARVLELTGGLGAHVVLDFVGAPPTVQTAGAAARVDGDVTIVGIGGGALPVGFGTLPYGTNVSAPYWGSRKELAEVLDLAHAGAVDVHVETYSIDEAPRAYERLHEGRINGRAVILPNG
- the abc-f gene encoding ribosomal protection-like ABC-F family protein — encoded protein: MHPQRERAQLTMKDVSKAYGDRSVLDQVTLTVRPGEKAAVIGENGSGKSTLLRLLAGAEQPDSGEITVRFPGSTGYLAQTLALDPADTVQDVVDAALAELRTLERAIRAAEERLSAGDPTEAELAAYGDLLTAYEERDGYRADARTEAALHGLGLAHLTRDRALATLSGGEQSRLALACVLAAAPELLLLDEPTNHLDVRAVTWLEEHLRAHRGTVVAITHDRAFLERVTSVILEVDRDLRTVTRYGDGWDGYRTAKAAARRRWAREHQEYLDELARTQELVDAAGQRLAATGKDPKQGFGKHRRSHEAKLSGQVRAARTRLEALRRTPVPPPPKPLAFTGRPALAGETGPGPLVELADISVGDRLHIPALRVEPGARLLVTGENGAGKTTLLRALAGDLAPDTGTVARRARVGYLPQELPARPTRRTLLATYAAGRPGFPDEYADELLELGLFRPEDLGVPVASLSIGQQRRLALARLVVRPADLLVLDEPTNHIALDLVEEVETALAQYPGAVVVVSHDRSFRARFTGDVLELRAGRPAADCPSGEAGPTPPGLAYASGEPEPSSRTRSRSRVTKTR
- a CDS encoding NUDIX domain-containing protein; protein product: MAATRRSAGLLLFRTTGTGGERDVEVLIGHMGGPFWAGREAAAWSVPKGEYGPEEDPAAAARREFEEELGLPVPEGVWLPLGEARQRSGKTVSVWAVEAELDVAAVVPGTFTMEWPRGSGVQREFPEMDRFAWCTPEQAAERLIAGQRVFVTRLRDRVREEGSGSPEA
- a CDS encoding PTS-dependent dihydroxyacetone kinase phosphotransferase subunit DhaM — translated: MSEAAQVGIVLVSHSGPVAESVAELARGLAAGGVTAPVAAAGGLPNGGLGTSAELIGRAAASVDRGAGVAVLVDLGSAVLTVKAMLAEGDELPENSRLVDAPFVEGAVAAVVTASSGGDIDAVEAAASEAYGYRKT
- the dhaL gene encoding dihydroxyacetone kinase subunit DhaL is translated as MLDADFFRRWMAAAAASVDREAGRLTELDSAIGDADHGSNLQRGFAAVAAAVDKDATATPGAVLTLAGRQLISTVGGASGPLYGTLLRRTGKALGEAAEVDRDQLARAFAEGVAAVGQLGGAQAGDKTMLDALLPAAEALGSCFRGAAEAARAGAEATIPLQARKGRASYLGERSIGHQDPGATSAALLVEALADTARAGGAEA
- the dhaK gene encoding dihydroxyacetone kinase subunit DhaK, with amino-acid sequence MKMLINVPETVVADALRGIAAAHPELTVDVENRVVVRRDAPVAGKVGLVSGGGSGHEPLHAGFVGPGMLSAACPGEVFTSPVPDQMVRAAAAVDSGAGVLFVVKNYTGDVLNFEMAAELAEDEGIQVAQVVVDDDVAVSDSTFTAGRRGTGATLFVEKIAGAAADEGAPLDRVVSVARQVNGSSRSFGVALSAVTTPAKGSPTFDLPAGELELGIGIHGEPGRERRPMMTSGEIADFAVEAVLDDLRPTGPVLALVNGMGATPLLELYGFNAEVQRVLTERGVPVARTLVGNYVTSLDMAGCSVTLCQIDEELLRLWDAPVETPALRWGR
- a CDS encoding VOC family protein yields the protein MSSDAAVSSVWPVLHYDDTERALRFLVDVLGFAPVVAARDEHGGVVHAELRWPGGGALVFGSTRHTDSVHGVMRAGTSAVYVVSDDVDAVHRRVVAAGGEVLEPPHETRFGSGAAAFVCTVRDPEHNLWTFGTYRGPSPE